The following is a genomic window from Candidatus Woesearchaeota archaeon.
GGGAAAGTTCAATTAATTAATGCTACATCAGACAAATTTTATTCTAAGATGAAAAAGAGTCTTGGAAGTAAAAGACATGAAGTTGACAAAGTTTCAGAAATTACTTCCCTTTATGGTGATTTTAAGAATGGGAAATTCTGTAAACTTTTTGATAATGATGATCTTGGTTATTGGCAAGTTACTGTAGAAAGACCATTAATGAAAGATGGAAAACCAGTTACTGATAAGAATGGCAATCCAAAACCTGACAGCTCATTAAGAGATACTGAAATAATACCATTGACGCAAGACATTAATGAATATATTGAGAAAGAAGTAAAGCCTCATGTTCCTGATGCTTGGGTTGACGAATCAAAAACCAAGAAAGGGTATGAGATTAATTTTACTAAATATTTCTATGAATACAAACCTCTTCGAAGTTTGGCAGAAATCAAGAAAGATATTCTTGCTTTAGAAGAAGAAACAAAAGACATGATCGAGGAGGTTGTTGAATGAACACCTACTCTGAATACAAAGACAGTGGTATTGACTGGATTGGAAAAATTCCAAAGAGTTGGCAAGTTAAGAAATTAAAGTATATTGCAGACATTAAAACAGGCGATAAAGATACAGTTGATCGTGAAGATGATGGAAAATATCCTTTTTTTGTTAGGTCACAGACTGTGGAGAAAATTAGTTCATATTCATTTGACGGTGAGGCAGTATTAACTGCAGGAGATGGGGTAGGCGTAGGTAAAGTATTTCATTATATTAATGGCAAATTTGATTATCATCAAAGAGTATATGGAATAAAAAATTTCAAAGATGTAAATGGAAGATATTTTTATTATTTCCTTAAAGAAAATCTGCGTAAAGAAATTGCAAGAAATAACGCTAAATCAACTGTTGATTCTTTAAGATTGCCAATGTTTAAGGATTTCCATGTTACTTTTGGAAACATAGATGAGCAGAAAAAAATTGTTGATTTCTTAGATTCGAAATCAGAAAGAATTAAAGAATTTGTACATAAGAAAAAAGAACTTATAGAACTTCTTAAAGCACAGCGAATATCTCTTATCAATCAAGTTATTACTAAAGGTTTGAATAGAACTGTTGAATTAAAAGAGTCTAATATAACTTGGATTGGAAAATTTCCGAAGCATTGGATTATTAAGAAACTTAAATATAATACCTATATTAAAGGCAGAATAGGTTGGCAAGCATTAAAAACTGATGAGTTTGTTGATGAAGGTCCTTATTGTGTTACAGGAACCGACTTTAAAGAGGGGGAAATCAATTGGAATAGTTGTTATCATGTTGGTGAAGAAAGATGGGCGATGGATAAATTCATCCAATTGAAAGAAAAAGATCTTGTAATTACTAAAGATGGAACAATTGGTAAAATTGCAATTGTAAAAAATTTAAATGGTAAAGCTTGTTTGAATAGTGGCGTTTTTGTTACAAGACCAAAGAATGAAGATTATATTACTGAGTATATGTATTGGGTTTTAAATTCAACTATATTTACTGAATTTATTAATTTTGAAAAGAAAGGCACTACTATTTCCCATTTATATCAAAATGTATTCGAGAATATGCCTTATACTCAACCTCCTATCTCTGAACAGAAAGAGATTGTTAAATTTTTAGATCAAGAAACATCACAAATAGATAAATCCATAGAAAAGATTCAGAAAGAGATTGGGCTTTTAGAGGAGTACAAGGAAGCTCTTATTTCTGAGGCTGTGACTGGAAAAATAAAGGTGACGCATGAATAAAGAAGATAAAAATATACTTCTGGCGATAGGAGGCATGGCATTACTTGGATGGCTTTTAAGTAAAGACAAATATAAATGTCCTAGATGCAATTATCCCGTTACTAAAGAAATGTATTCTTGTCCTAATTGCGGTCAACCTTTGGCTTGGGAGGGTAAAAAATGACTGATAAAGTTAAACCTCTGCCACCAGTAAAAGTAAAAATCAATCTTTGGAATTATTTAAAGTTAGGATTTTTAATTTTAATATCTTGCATACTTTGGATTACATTAATTATTACAGGCATTAATTTGTTAGGGTATTATATTAAATCAATTATAGTTAATGGATTTTTTGATCCTGAAACCTTAAAATATGCCGTCATGCTTGTTGTTGGAGCTTATTTCTTTTTAATACTCGATAAAAATAAGATCTATGAAGCACTTAATGTAAAGAGGGGTTTGCCATTCATTACAGTTGAACAAATAGAGGAGAAAAAGAAATGAATTTGATAATTAAAGTAATTACGGATTTAGGATATTTAATTTCTCCTGAAAATAGTCTTCTACTTTATTTCACAATATTGGGTATTTTAGTTACTTTAATTTCTATTTCAAGCAGTTTAACTAAAGAAGTACGTCAAGATTTATTTTATAATTATTATATTAAATCAAAATTTCTGATTAGTTATCTAATATTTTATTTGATTTCATTTATTATTACATTTAGTTTTTATGTGTTTGAATGGGAATATTTGGATGTGTTATTAGGAACTCTTTTCATCATATTATTTGCTTGGTCGGTCTTTGTAATCTTTTTGTTTGTTAAAAATCTCAGTAGAAACTGGTTTTATGGACAACTTATTAGAAAGTTTAAATCAGAATTAAAAAAGACCAAACGGTCAGAAACCAAATATCAAACTCACACTCGAACAGAATTCAAATCATTAGATGATTTTCTAAAGAACCTAACTTATATTGAAACTACAAGTAGTGATTTTATCGAAGAAATAGAATTTGTAAAAGAGGTTGGTAGAATTACTCTAAAATCCAGTAATAATTATATCTTTGATGATTTTTTTAGGCAACTTAAAAAAATAGAGAATCCTAAATTCTTTAGAAAATTAAGAAATTCTCTTTATGATTTAATGTGGGACAATTTCAATGAGCTAAGGGTTGTTATAAATCTTCAAAATATATATTCATCTTTATCAATTCATAGTTTTGAGAAAGTAAAAGAATTTGATAAAAATATTAATTCTGATGGTCTTAGAATTAAATCATTTAATGATATAAGATATATTGATTTATATGAAAAATCAACAGACCTAGATTGGATTAAGAGTTATGAAAGTCTAATTGTTAATACTATCAACAACTTATTTTCTTTAAGCAAGCAAACTATTTATTTGGATCTTGCTATAAAATCAAAGAAAAGATATCTTCTAGAACAATTGGGATCGATGGTTAAAGTTTTAGAGCATTATAATCACATACATGGACAAGATTTCCTAGATAATTATTATAATTTAAAATATAAAAAAGACATATCTGGAGATGAAAAGAAAAATTTGGATTTAGCAGATAGAAAATTGAATGCAATATCAGAACTAAAATCATTTCTTTGGAATAAACTGTCTGAATTATTCTATTTAATTTTATATGAAATTAATAGAAATGAACTTTCAAAAGATTTTTTTGAAGTGGCATTAAAGATATTTAATATTAAAAGTTTTAAAGACCAATTTTACTCTTATGAGAGATTTGATAAATTAGATTTTTTAAATTACGACTGGTTTGAAGGCGGGGCTCAAGCTATTGCATCATTTAATTTTAACAAGTATAAATCATTGCTTTCATTCTATCAATATAAACTCGATGAGACTCTAGATTTAAATCAATATGGTGATGAACATTTCTCCAAACATAATGTTAATGATCTTAAAAATGCATTAAATGATTTGTCTGCAGAATATATAAATAAATATTTTGAATATGATTCTAAGCAGTTAAATGATTTTAAAAAGAAAGCCATTAAGGAAATTGACAATAAAATTAAAATTTTAAAGAAGAATAAGAAAAAATATATTGCTGAAACTCCTTTAGTGAAAAAGTATGTGAATAATTTTATTTCAGACTGTAAATCTAATTGGGATAAAAATCAAGAGATTCTCAAAAAGATCTTTAATTATGTTGAATTAGACAATGGTTATAAAGTTAAAAATTTCTTTGGTCAATACAAATTATTTGATAAAGATTGGTTTTTAGAATCTTTTGACAAAACTGTCGCTTTAGATAGAAGTTCAGGTCAGCACTTTGGAAGAGATCAAGTTATCAGTAAACGAAAAAATATATTAACAAAAATAAATGAAACTTTTAATGCCAAAATTGATAAAGAAATTATTGTAAAAGATCTATATTCTGATTTGAAGAAAATAATAAAGAAAAATAAAGAATACGTGTTGTTTTATAATTCTGATATTGGTAGAGAAATATATAGGATTCCTGATATTCAATGGGATAGACAAGAATGGCTTACAGCTTCGTTTAAAATTAATGATTCTAAAATTTTCTTGTATGCAACAAATATCGAGGAAAGTTTATTGTTTGAAAAGGAAAGCTTCACATTAGAGCAATATAAAGAAGGCTATGAGAAAATAAAACAACCTTTAGTAGTGCAAGTTGAAGAAATAAAGAATAAGGATGAAATTAAAAAAATCAAAGAATCAAATGATAGATTCAAAAATACTCAAGATGTTCAGCAAAACGTAAAAATAAGAATTGCGGAAAAGTTCGAGATTAAACGTAATAAAGGTTCAAAATTTATTAGACTAAAAAGATAATATTTAAGGAGGCATCATAATGGCAAAAACTAAAGAAAGTGATTTTGAGGAGGCAATCGTTGACTCTCTTGTAAACTCAGGAGGGTATGAAGAAGGAGATCCTAAGGATTTTGATTCAGAGACAGCAATATTCAAGAATGATTTATTCAATTTTTTACAAAAAACTCAACCTAATGAGTGGAAGAAATCTCTTGAGGTTCATGGTAATGATGTTGAAGAGAAAGTTCTATTTAGATTAACGCAAGAATTACAGTCTAGAGATATTTTAGATGTACTCCGAAATGGGTTTACCGATTATGGAGTAAAATACAAATTAGCTTTTTTTAAGCCTGAGACTAAATTAAATCTTGATGATGCTAAAAGATATAAGAATAATCTCTTAAAAGTTACACGACAAGTTCATCACTCTCCTAATAATCCTGATCTTTCCTTAGATTTAGTTTTATCTATTAATGGTATTCCTGTTGCTACAGCTGAACTTAAAAATCAGTTCACAGGTCAGAATGTATCTAATGCTGAAAGGCAATATATTGAAGATAGAGATCCTAATGAATTAATTTTTCAATTTAAGAGAAGAACCTTAGTTCATTTTGCTATTGATACTGATGAAGTGTTTATGACAACTAAACTTGAAGGTAAGAGAACTAGATATTTGCCTTTTAATCAAGGAGATAATAATGGTGCAGGTAATCCCTTAAATCCTGATGGATACAAAACTGCTTATCTTTGGGAGTATGTTTGGTCTAAAGATAGTTGGATGGATATATTACAGAAATTTGTTCATTTACAAACTGAAACCTACAAGATAGAAGGTAAAACTATAAAAAAAGAAAAGATGATTTTTCCTAGATACCATCAATTAGATTCTGTAAGAAAACTAACTCAAGATGTAAAGTCAAAAGGTGCAGGTATTAATTATTTAATTCAACATTCTGCAGGAAGTGGTAAATCTAATTCTATTGCCTGGTTAGCTTATAGGTTAGCAAGTCTTCATAATAAAGAAGATAAGGCTGTATTCAATAGTGTTATTGTTGTTACTGATAGAACTGTTCTTGATAAACAATTACAAGATACAATTTATCAGTTTGAACATAAACAAGGAGTTGTTCAAAAGATTGATAAGAATTCAACTCAATTAGCTGAATCGCTTACAAAAGGTATTCCAATTATCATTACAACATTGCAAAAGTTTCCATTTGTTCTTGATAAAATTGGTAAATTACCTAAGAGAAAATATGCTGTTATTGTAGATGAAGCTCATTCTTCTCAAGGTGGAGAATCTTCTAAAAAGATGAAAGAAGTTCTTTCTATAAAAGACTCTGAAAAAGCATTGAATACTTTAACTGAAGAAGCTGAAGATCTTGCAGAAGATGAAATCAGGAAATCTATGGAAGCGAGAGGAAAGCAAGATAATCTAAGTTTCTTTGCATTTACTGCCACTCCTAAAAATAAAACATTAGAAGTATTTGGTCATAAGAAAAATAAGAAACCATATCCTTTCCATCTTTACTCTATGCGACAAGCAATTGAAGAGGGATTTATTATTGATATATTAAAGAATTTTACAACATACAAAACTTATTTCAAATTATCTAAAGAAATTGAAGATGATCCTAAGATAAATAAAAAGAAAGCTGCACGAGCAATAGCAAGGTTCTTAACTTTACACCCTCATAATTTATCACAAAAAACCGAAGTTATGGTGGAACATTTTAGACAAGTTGTAATGCATAAAATTGGAGGTAAAGCAAAAGCAATGGTTGTAACAGCCTCTAGACTTCATGCAGTAAGATACTATCAAGAGTTCAATAAATATATCAAAGAAAAAGGATATAGCAATATTAAAACACTTGTCGCATTTTCAGGGATTGTTAAAGATGAATTCGGTAACGAGTTTAAAGAAACTATTATGAATGGTTTTAAAGAAAAAGAATTGCCTGATAAGTTTAATACTAGTGAATATCAAATTCTTTTAGTTGCAGAAAAATATCAGACTGGATTTGATCAACCATTACTCCATACTATGTATGTTGATAAAAAATTATCTGGTGTGAAAGCTGTTCAAACATTATCTAGATTAAATAGAGTTTGTTCAGGAAAAGAAGATACTTTCATCCTCGATTTTGCAAATACAGAAGAGGAAATTATTGAATCATTCCAACCTTACTATGAAATTACAACTATTGATGAACCAACAAATCCTAATAGGTTATATGATCTTAAGACAAAACTAGATCAAACAAGAGTTTATACAAATTCAGAAATAGATAGTTTTGCTAAGTTCTTCTTTAAACCAAAAGAGCGATATACTGTAAGAGATAATGCTCAATT
Proteins encoded in this region:
- a CDS encoding restriction endonuclease subunit S: MNTYSEYKDSGIDWIGKIPKSWQVKKLKYIADIKTGDKDTVDREDDGKYPFFVRSQTVEKISSYSFDGEAVLTAGDGVGVGKVFHYINGKFDYHQRVYGIKNFKDVNGRYFYYFLKENLRKEIARNNAKSTVDSLRLPMFKDFHVTFGNIDEQKKIVDFLDSKSERIKEFVHKKKELIELLKAQRISLINQVITKGLNRTVELKESNITWIGKFPKHWIIKKLKYNTYIKGRIGWQALKTDEFVDEGPYCVTGTDFKEGEINWNSCYHVGEERWAMDKFIQLKEKDLVITKDGTIGKIAIVKNLNGKACLNSGVFVTRPKNEDYITEYMYWVLNSTIFTEFINFEKKGTTISHLYQNVFENMPYTQPPISEQKEIVKFLDQETSQIDKSIEKIQKEIGLLEEYKEALISEAVTGKIKVTHE
- a CDS encoding DEAD/DEAH box helicase family protein, with product MAKTKESDFEEAIVDSLVNSGGYEEGDPKDFDSETAIFKNDLFNFLQKTQPNEWKKSLEVHGNDVEEKVLFRLTQELQSRDILDVLRNGFTDYGVKYKLAFFKPETKLNLDDAKRYKNNLLKVTRQVHHSPNNPDLSLDLVLSINGIPVATAELKNQFTGQNVSNAERQYIEDRDPNELIFQFKRRTLVHFAIDTDEVFMTTKLEGKRTRYLPFNQGDNNGAGNPLNPDGYKTAYLWEYVWSKDSWMDILQKFVHLQTETYKIEGKTIKKEKMIFPRYHQLDSVRKLTQDVKSKGAGINYLIQHSAGSGKSNSIAWLAYRLASLHNKEDKAVFNSVIVVTDRTVLDKQLQDTIYQFEHKQGVVQKIDKNSTQLAESLTKGIPIIITTLQKFPFVLDKIGKLPKRKYAVIVDEAHSSQGGESSKKMKEVLSIKDSEKALNTLTEEAEDLAEDEIRKSMEARGKQDNLSFFAFTATPKNKTLEVFGHKKNKKPYPFHLYSMRQAIEEGFIIDILKNFTTYKTYFKLSKEIEDDPKINKKKAARAIARFLTLHPHNLSQKTEVMVEHFRQVVMHKIGGKAKAMVVTASRLHAVRYYQEFNKYIKEKGYSNIKTLVAFSGIVKDEFGNEFKETIMNGFKEKELPDKFNTSEYQILLVAEKYQTGFDQPLLHTMYVDKKLSGVKAVQTLSRLNRVCSGKEDTFILDFANTEEEIIESFQPYYEITTIDEPTNPNRLYDLKTKLDQTRVYTNSEIDSFAKFFFKPKERYTVRDNAQLNRFIDPAVDRYKGISGEDDKEDFKHTLTVFIRTYAFLAQIMPFNDAELEKLFAYGKLLLNKLPKRQLGEQFKLNDEVALEYYRLQKIKESHIKLEKGKVGELNSAKEAGIRKDKEEKAKLSELIEVLNDRFGTDFTEADKLFFDQIEAELVEDQKLKSSAEVNNIENFKFGFDDQFMNKLIDRMEQNEDIFRKINDDKVFASVVKDYMLKKVYNRLKEEEKTLSKYLTQDGSAMAVADKKEKYGKKKVKK